One segment of Macrotis lagotis isolate mMagLag1 chromosome 1, bilby.v1.9.chrom.fasta, whole genome shotgun sequence DNA contains the following:
- the LIME1 gene encoding lck-interacting transmembrane adapter 1, with translation MAVVQTDPQLQPPSALWVLSGLTLVFWLWASCATCYRKRRRRQQSGLKLVDVSLLRQTQLRSFSKSDSKLHELNQVPRNNKAQRPTSFDLLYPRWPGGIRADVQMTTVPPVFIHRELPQPPLVSDSLVLESTYSNVRLAVVPRAPPITQMGEKQLSISEKLVLAEYASVQKIKKEAEVGPRTTDPSDSIPGERGVHQPEKTVEVEVLYSKVNKPGRKPLEPTWNRALCHQLDRDTQAPVTETANEQSSSPATNPSHGTSCPTWGRNTENGPTENFYESIREMEELGKIALPRLPGEAQTHRPSEDL, from the exons ATGGCAGTGGTTCAGACTGACCCCCAACTTCAACCACCTTCAGCCCTTTGGGTCTTGAGCGGCCTGACCCTGGTATTTTGGCTCTGGGCCTCGTGTGCCACCTGTTACAG gaagaggagaagaagacaGCAGTCTGGGCTGAAGCTAGTAGATGTG TCATTGCTGAGACAGACCCAGCTTCGTTCATTCAGCAAATCAGACTCCAAGCTGCATGAACTCAACCAGGTCCCCAGGAACAATAAAG CCCAGCGTCCTACCAGCTTCGACCTCCTGTACCCAAGATGGCCAGGAGGGATCAGGGCTGATGTTCAGATGACCACAGTGCCTCCTGTCTTTATTCACCGTGAGTTGCCCCAGCCTCCACTTGTTTCAGACTCCTTGGTCCTGGAGTCCACCTACTCCAATGTGAGACTGGCAGTTGTCCCAAGAGCTCCCCCAATAACACAAATGGGAGAGAAACAGCTGAGTATTTCAGAGAAATTGGTATTGGCAGAGTATGCCTCTGTACAGAAGATCAAGAAAGAGGCTGAGGTGGGACCCAGAACGACAGATCCAAGTGATTCAATCCCTGGGGAGAGAGGAGTCCATCAACCTGAAAAAACAGTTGAG GTGGAGGTTCTGTACTCCAAGGTCAACAAGCCAGGCCGGAAACCCTTGGAACCCACCTGGAACAGAGCTCTGTGTCACCAGCTGGACAGAGATACACAGGCCCCTGTAACGGAGACCGCAAATGAACAGAGCTCGAGTCCAGCCACAAATCCGTCCCACGGGACTAGCTGTCCCACTTGGGGCAGGAATACAGAAAATGGACCCACTGAGAACTTTTACGAGAGCATCCGTGAAATGGAGGAACTGGGGAAGATAGCCCTCCCCCGGCTACCTGGTGAGGCACAAACTCACAGGCCCTCTGAAGATTTATGA
- the SLC2A4RG gene encoding SLC2A4 regulator isoform X2, protein MEPQRAVAAGGRICSPPPGLTAAAALGCPHCPPARGLCCGVLPACKAGPAAAPGAGPAGNAVYTVLVDESLLRREAGSAPAPGRPGRRPQAPLRASGPAGPEELLPGPKAEDPWGPGSWDEAGAWDQSGLLQSAYIPVPRQRCPPGKAGLDEVMAAAVLTSLSTSPLILGPPSVPFSPESCCDPWKETSAGPSGSYSSSNNSGDWGWDPPSDQSSPSTPSPPLPPEAAHFLFGDPIPRKRKNSVKVMFKCLWKSCGKVLSTSSGIQKHIRTVHLGRRAEPDQSDGEEDFYYTELDINVDSLTDGLSSLTPMSPTSSVPPAFPSLDLPVPTASETTAVPSILSPVVPTTLCHVHTDHAYQGCLTPVHPIGIVDKGPQLPQPTIIKPPVPAMPSGLKPTTGVRKPRGEAKKCRKVYGMENRDMWCTACRWKKACQRFLD, encoded by the exons ATGGAGCCCCAGCGGGCCGTGGCGGCCGGCGGCCGGATCTGCTCCCCGCCCCCGGGCCTGACGGCCGCGGCCGCGCTCGGCTGCCCGCACTGCCCCCCGGCCCGGGGGCTGTGCTGCGGCGTGCTTCCGGCCTGCAAGGCCGGCCCCGCGGCGGCTCCCGGCGCCGGGCCCGCGGGCAACGCCGTCTACACGGTGCTGGTGGACGAGTCTCTGCTGCGGCGGGAGGCGGGGTCGGCCCCGGCCCCCGGGAGGCCCGGCCGGCGGCCGCAG GCGCCTCTCCGTGCCAGTGGCCCAGCCGGGCCCGAGGAGCTGCTGCCCGGGCCCAAAGCCGAGGACCCCTGGGGCCCGGGGAGCTGGGACGAGGCCGGAGCCTGGGACCAGAGCGGGCTGCTGCAGTCCGCCTACATCCCTGTCCCCCGGCAGAG ATGCCCCCCAGGAAAGGCTGGGCTGGATGAAGTCATGGCTGCGGCAGTCCTAACCAGCTTGTCTACTAGCCCCCTGATTTTGGGTCCCCCCTCTGTACCCTTCAGCCCAG AGTCATGCTGTGATCCTTGGAAGGAGACCTCAGCTGGACCATCTGGCAGctacagcagcagcaacaacagtgGGGATTGGGGCTGGGACCCCCCCAGTGACCAGTCTTCTCCATCTACTCCCTCACCACCACTGCCCCCTGAGGCTGCCCATTTTCTGTTTGGGGACCCCATACCCCGGAAGAGGAAG aattcAGTTAAAGTAATGTTCAAATGCCTGTGGAAGAGCTGTGGGAAAGTGCTGAGCACATCATCTGGCATACAGAAGCACATTCGGACAGTGCACCTGGG GCGTCGGGCAGAGCCAGATCAAAGTGATGGGGAAGAGGATTTCTATTACACAGAGCTGGACATCAACGTGGATTCGCTAACTGATGGCCTGTCTAGCCTGACCCCCATGTCACCCACTTCCTCGGTGCCCCCTGCCTTCCCCAGCTTGGATCTGCCAGTCCCCACTGCCTCTGAGACCACAGCTGTGCCCAGCATCCTGAGCCCTGTGGTACCGACCACTCTGTGTCATGTCCACACAGACCATGCCTACCAG GGATGTCTGACTCCAGTCCATCCAATTGGGATAGTGGATAAGGGGCCACAGCTTCCCCAACCCACCATCATCAAGCCCCCTGTACCAGCCATGCCCTCTGGCCTCAAACCCACCACAGGCGTGAG GAAGCCTCGGGGTGAAGCCAAGAAGTGCCGGAAGGTGTACGGCATGGAGAACCGGGACATGTGGTGCACGGCCTGCCGCTGGAAGAAGGCCTGCCAGCGCTTCCTCGACTGA
- the SLC2A4RG gene encoding SLC2A4 regulator isoform X1: MPPGPPAQRPRGGGGLARAPFRPVFCRQAPLRASGPAGPEELLPGPKAEDPWGPGSWDEAGAWDQSGLLQSAYIPVPRQRCPPGKAGLDEVMAAAVLTSLSTSPLILGPPSVPFSPESCCDPWKETSAGPSGSYSSSNNSGDWGWDPPSDQSSPSTPSPPLPPEAAHFLFGDPIPRKRKYFSFKNSVKVMFKCLWKSCGKVLSTSSGIQKHIRTVHLGRRAEPDQSDGEEDFYYTELDINVDSLTDGLSSLTPMSPTSSVPPAFPSLDLPVPTASETTAVPSILSPVVPTTLCHVHTDHAYQGCLTPVHPIGIVDKGPQLPQPTIIKPPVPAMPSGLKPTTGVRKPRGEAKKCRKVYGMENRDMWCTACRWKKACQRFLD; encoded by the exons ATGCCCCCGGGGCCCCCTGCGCAGCgcccgcggggggggggggggctggcccGCGCCCCATTCCGGCCCGTGTTCTGTCGGCAGGCGCCTCTCCGTGCCAGTGGCCCAGCCGGGCCCGAGGAGCTGCTGCCCGGGCCCAAAGCCGAGGACCCCTGGGGCCCGGGGAGCTGGGACGAGGCCGGAGCCTGGGACCAGAGCGGGCTGCTGCAGTCCGCCTACATCCCTGTCCCCCGGCAGAG ATGCCCCCCAGGAAAGGCTGGGCTGGATGAAGTCATGGCTGCGGCAGTCCTAACCAGCTTGTCTACTAGCCCCCTGATTTTGGGTCCCCCCTCTGTACCCTTCAGCCCAG AGTCATGCTGTGATCCTTGGAAGGAGACCTCAGCTGGACCATCTGGCAGctacagcagcagcaacaacagtgGGGATTGGGGCTGGGACCCCCCCAGTGACCAGTCTTCTCCATCTACTCCCTCACCACCACTGCCCCCTGAGGCTGCCCATTTTCTGTTTGGGGACCCCATACCCCGGAAGAGGAAG tatttttccttcaagaattcAGTTAAAGTAATGTTCAAATGCCTGTGGAAGAGCTGTGGGAAAGTGCTGAGCACATCATCTGGCATACAGAAGCACATTCGGACAGTGCACCTGGG GCGTCGGGCAGAGCCAGATCAAAGTGATGGGGAAGAGGATTTCTATTACACAGAGCTGGACATCAACGTGGATTCGCTAACTGATGGCCTGTCTAGCCTGACCCCCATGTCACCCACTTCCTCGGTGCCCCCTGCCTTCCCCAGCTTGGATCTGCCAGTCCCCACTGCCTCTGAGACCACAGCTGTGCCCAGCATCCTGAGCCCTGTGGTACCGACCACTCTGTGTCATGTCCACACAGACCATGCCTACCAG GGATGTCTGACTCCAGTCCATCCAATTGGGATAGTGGATAAGGGGCCACAGCTTCCCCAACCCACCATCATCAAGCCCCCTGTACCAGCCATGCCCTCTGGCCTCAAACCCACCACAGGCGTGAG GAAGCCTCGGGGTGAAGCCAAGAAGTGCCGGAAGGTGTACGGCATGGAGAACCGGGACATGTGGTGCACGGCCTGCCGCTGGAAGAAGGCCTGCCAGCGCTTCCTCGACTGA